The nucleotide sequence ACGGTGAGCGTATAGGTGCCGTCATTGGCGCTGGTCGATTTCATGTAGAGGGCGCGGTCCACGCCGATGACTTGCGCCTCCAGTGGCTGGGCGACACTGCTTTCGACCACCTCCGCGGACGCACCGGGGAAGGTGGCGGAGACCGTGACCTGCGGCGGCACGATGTCCGGAAACTGCGCCACCGGGATCTGCACCAGCGCCAGGGCACCGGCGATGGTGATGATGAATGCGATCACCATCGCCAATCGCGGACGATCGATGAAGACCGCGGACATCATGGCTTGGTGTCCGTGGCTTTGCCGGAAGGGCCGGCGTCGCCCGTGGCGGCCTTCATGCCCGACAGGATCAGCGGGCTTGCCGGCCCCGGCGCGACGATCTGGCCGGGACGCGCCCGCTGGAGGCCCTCGACGATGACCTTGTCGCCGGCAGACAGGCCGCTGATCACGGCGGCGATGGTGGGCGTGGATTGTCCGAGCTTGATGCGGTGCTGCTCAGCCTTGTTGCCGGAACCGACAGTAAGGACATAGTCACCCTGCTGGTCCGACAGCACCGCAGAGCGGGGAATCGCCAGCACCTCGATCGGCTCGACGCCCTCGAGCACGACAGTGACGAATTCGCCGTCGGTCAGTTCGTGTACGGTCACGCCTGCGGCCGAAGGCGCGCGCAGGATCGGATTGGCGATCTCGCCGCGCACGGTGACCGTGTCGGTGTTCTGCGCGATGGTGTTGTCGACGAAGTTCAGCTTGCCGGCTTGGCCAAACATGCGGCCGTCGGGGAGCCGCAACCTGATCACCACGGCTTCCAGGCCGCCTTTCGGGCCGTAACGTTCGCGCAATTCCAGCGCTTGGCGCAGCGGCACCGGGAAGGTGACATACATCGGGTCTTGGCTGACGATGGTGGTCAGCACGCCTGAACTCGGACTGACCACATTGCCTTCAGTGACCGCCGTTCGCCCGATCTTGCCGTTGATCGGCGCGCTGATCACGGTGTAGTCGAGGTTGATCCGGGACGCCTCGACCTGCGCCTGCGCGGCTTGCACCTGGGCTTCGAGGCTGCGCTGGTTCGCGATTGCTGCATCATAGGTCGATTGTTGCCCGGCCGGTCCGCCGAGCAGCGTCCGCGCGCGCTCGGTCGTCAATTTGGCGTTCTCGAGCGTCGCTTGGAGCTGCGCCACCTGTGCTTGCTTCGACTCGAGGTCAGCTTCGAAGGGACCGCGTTCGAGATGATAGAGTTGATCTCCGGTCTTGATTTCGGCGCCTTCGACGAACAGTCGCTTTTCCAGAAAGGCAGTGACACGCGCGACGACGTTGACGCGATTGATCGCCTCGATCCGTCCGATGAACTCGCTGGTTTCGGTGATCGGCCGCCGGGTCGCTTCCACGATGCCGACCGCAGGAGGACCGGCGGGAGCAGGCTGTGTCCAGGCTGTCCCACGGATGATGATCGTCATGAGGCTTGCCACGAGCAGTCTGGCCGAGACTTCAGCAAGGTCCATCGTCCGCTCCTTGCCCCAGGCCTGGGATGAGTGGCTCAGGCCTCGCTCACTCCTGTGTTGTCCGGTTGCTGCGTGCAGGCTCGTCGTAACCTTTGCGATGGCTGTAGAACATCAGCGCGATCAGGCCGCAGCCCGACACCAGCACGAGGATGGCGGCGGCTCCCAGGATGATGTTGCCGTAGAGCGGCATGGGTGTCGCCTGCCATACCGCTACGCAATACCAGGTGGCCACAACGAGAAGGACGGCCAGCACCGCCGCAAGGAGCCATTGGTTCTTGGTACGCACTGTCTCCTCCATCGCTGGGTTACGGGCCTGCGAGAGGCGGTGCTAAGTCCACCGCCACCCGCAATGGCGTCGGCCGCGATGCCACCAGCAGACCCAGCGCCGCCTGCGCCGCGGCGGCGGCGGACGGCCCCAGCCCGGGCGTGGCGGCGGTGGCGATCCCCACCATTGTGCGCGCCAGGTGAGTGGGGGGCGGCCCCAGCCGGGCGTTGGTCCCCAAACGGGAGCGGGCGGCGGCGCCCACCAGGGCGGTCGCGGCCGGCCCCAGCCCGGAGCGGGCCCCCAACCGGGGGCAGGCGGTGGCCCCCACCATTGAGCCGTGACGAGGTCTTCCGGCTTGCCGGCCAGGCCGAGATCGGGAGCGATCGGCATTGCTTCCGCGGCTTCGATCAAGCGTACGCCGATGGCGCCGATCGCTGCTGCGGCAACGGCATTCTGGGCAAAGCCTAGGAACGCGCGGCGGGTGGGAGCGCTCATTGTCTTCTCCTCTTTTTGTTACGCAGTTCTCCGTACGGACTGAAGTGCGTAGAGCAGCCACGCCAGGCCGTGCGAAATCAGGTCGACGCCGAGCAGGAATCCAAGGGCCCAGACACTGATAGTGGGGAAACTGAACAGGATCAGCACACCGGCGAGCAGTCCGACGATGCCGGAGATCAGCATCATCCAGCCGTTCTGTCGCCAATGGGCGAAACTCAGCACGCATCGAATGATGCCCGATGCAAACAGCACGGCGCCCAGGAAATAGGTCAAGATCAGCGCGCCGGATTCCGGCTGGGTGAGCAGCACGATTCCGAAGGCGAGATAGAGCGCGCCGAGAAGGATCTGCCACAGGAAACCGCCCCATCCCCTGGTCCAAAAGGAGTGGATGATCTCAAATCCGCCGGCTGCGATGGCGGTCAGCCCAATCAGCTTGACGCTGATGATGGTCGCGAACACGACGTCGCTTAGCGCGAGCATGCCGGCGGCAATCAGTACGATACCGAGAAGAGCGCAGACCCACAGCGGCGGGGCAACCAGGGTTTCAACGCCGGTTCTGCTGTCAAAGACCGTCATGCGATCCTCCTGATCGGCGATGGTTTGGTTGACACGCGTGGGATGCTAGCTTCGAACCGGCAACGCCGACATCCGACGAAACCCTGAGCAACGGGGCGGAAATATTCCCTGTCGATGTCGCGGCGCCCCCGCGCCTATCGCCGTCCTCTTGGTCCCAGCGTCAGGTTGGTCACGCCGGCGGCGAGGTTGAGCCCG is from Bradyrhizobium sp. ISRA430 and encodes:
- a CDS encoding HdeD family acid-resistance protein, with amino-acid sequence MTVFDSRTGVETLVAPPLWVCALLGIVLIAAGMLALSDVVFATIISVKLIGLTAIAAGGFEIIHSFWTRGWGGFLWQILLGALYLAFGIVLLTQPESGALILTYFLGAVLFASGIIRCVLSFAHWRQNGWMMLISGIVGLLAGVLILFSFPTISVWALGFLLGVDLISHGLAWLLYALQSVRRTA
- a CDS encoding twin-arginine translocation signal domain-containing protein; this translates as MSAPTRRAFLGFAQNAVAAAAIGAIGVRLIEAAEAMPIAPDLGLAGKPEDLVTAQWWGPPPAPGWGPAPGWGRPRPPWWAPPPAPVWGPTPGWGRPPLTWRAQWWGSPPPPRPGWGRPPPPRRRRRWVCWWHRGRRHCGWRWT
- a CDS encoding efflux RND transporter periplasmic adaptor subunit, which gives rise to MDLAEVSARLLVASLMTIIIRGTAWTQPAPAGPPAVGIVEATRRPITETSEFIGRIEAINRVNVVARVTAFLEKRLFVEGAEIKTGDQLYHLERGPFEADLESKQAQVAQLQATLENAKLTTERARTLLGGPAGQQSTYDAAIANQRSLEAQVQAAQAQVEASRINLDYTVISAPINGKIGRTAVTEGNVVSPSSGVLTTIVSQDPMYVTFPVPLRQALELRERYGPKGGLEAVVIRLRLPDGRMFGQAGKLNFVDNTIAQNTDTVTVRGEIANPILRAPSAAGVTVHELTDGEFVTVVLEGVEPIEVLAIPRSAVLSDQQGDYVLTVGSGNKAEQHRIKLGQSTPTIAAVISGLSAGDKVIVEGLQRARPGQIVAPGPASPLILSGMKAATGDAGPSGKATDTKP